The sequence CATTTAAAAGtcaattctattttttatgtGTTATTTACTTATTTACATTACTTAATTCGATTTAGAAACTCCCTTTTTGCCTCTCAAAGCACTCTTTGACCAAATCTTTTATATTGTCCATCACTTGCTATagttttttggtgactaaacaaaaaaaaaacaaaacaaaataaaaaacagaNNNNNNNNNNNNNNGCTCAAAGAGCTAACAGATCCTGCTGAAGAGCATCCACAATCTTTGGCACTGGAGATAAGAATTTCACATAATCATAGCATCCTAAGGCAACTAATTTTGCTAAACCATCTGCAACTTGGCCTTCCCACAAAATGAGACTAAAATCCATCTCCCAATCAAGAAGAATCATTTCTCGAATCTTCGAGATTAGATCACCATCATCGCCAACATAAGCAGAGAAACAGTTTTTAACGGCCAAAAAGACATCCAGATAAAATACTAATGTCCTTGTTCTTGTGTGCCATAACCACCAAGCACCTGCACAAAATATAGTCCCCTTTGTGAACTGTATCTTGAATCCAGAAAGGAGATGTCGAGCTCCGAACATAATAAAAAAGAGACGGATCAACAAGTGTCCAGACATCTCTCGCCCTAATACAATCCCATAACCAATGGATCAATGATTTAGCATGCTCATTACAGCGGGAGCAAATCTCTGAGAAAGCCAAACCCCTTTTGAATCTCATGGAAGCCGTGGAAAGGACATCAAAACAACACAACCAgatacaaaattttattttttcaagaaGTTTGCTTCTCTAAAGCCAATTACAATTTGTTCGCGTGTTCCAATTAATTTTATTCCCCAAGAGCCATAAGTAACCATCTTTGGCAGAATACTCATGAGAGGAGAAAACCCGCCAAGCCCAACCCGGAGACTGACCAGTTTGAAGCTGAGGGTTGAGATTATTCAGCAAATCTACAAGAACATGAAAGAGAGGAGTTGCTAATCTCTCAAAAAGCCATCTTCTATTCTCTAAAATCTGATTAATAGTTAATTCTGTATTGTTGAAGATATGGATCTAAGACATTACATTGCAAAACTTACCTGAAAGAATTCAAGAGTCATACTAGATTCATTGATTCATATTCTCCATACACCAAGAACAGTTATTTTTAATCTGATTGAAAGTCTCAACaatactttttcaaaaatagaatttACTACTATAATGATATTGAAGACCAtgattattcttaaaatatttaacAAGTATTATTTGAATTCAGAATTTAtctgaatatttaaaaaaatgtcaAACTAACTTGTCAAGAAAGGATAAATTTATCAAGCCAATATTTTTAATATCCAGTCTACCAGCCTTCTTAAAAACAACTAACTTCTCTCAATTTATCAAAGAAAGACCTCTACCATGATTCTCTCCCTTCTACAGAAATCatctaataattttattattagcaTAAGTTGGAAGAAGAAAAACTTGTATATGATATATAGAAATAGATGAAATGACTGATTTAATAAGGCATAATCTACCGACCTTATTAATTCCAAAATTCCCTTCAATTGCCATGCAGATTGCTTATTGGATTCATCATTTACATATCTTTGAAGACTACACGTGTAATCGAAAACAACAAATAAAATGCTTCACGAATGAAAAAGATGCCAGCGTGGCAAAATAAGACAAGACAGTGCTCTTCCGTACGTGATTGACGGTCCACGCGTGCTCGTCATGGTCACATCGCTTCATTCAAGTGCAAAACAACACACACACTACTCCATAAATAATCGATTAAGATGTGTTATGAAACTAACTACGGGTCTATGTCAAGCTAAACACGAAATTCACATCCCCAACTTACTGTGTTCATGTGTTATATTTTTCTTACTATAAGAGCTAAATGTGAGTATATTGAAAATGATATTTGCTGTGGAGCTAGAAGTCTAGAACTAACACATTATTTCAACAACACTATTTGCCATGCGCCAAAGCATGCTGCTAAAGTGCTAATGCGCAATGGTTATATCATCTCAAGCATTGATTACTGAATGCTGAATGCTTGTTGTTGGTACATTAGCCTCGAATAAGAATGTAGTAATATTTATATTCAAATCGGTAAGACTAAGGGTaaaaagaacaacaacaaagcaCATCTGAATAGAGAGGTGGAAGAAACTACAGACATTCTCATTTAGTTTCTCCTCCCATCTTCATCTACCTTATCTAATCTAACATTTCCAGAACTTAATTaagatataataataattaaaaacaataataataaaacaggGGAAAAAGATATTCCCAGGATTCATTCACTCGCACCCTCGCTCCGCGAACCCGACCCGAGACCCCGCAAGGTCGTACACGACCCGAAACCCTTGTTGCTGAATGTTGCCAATAATGGACAACCCGCTCATCGTTCCGGCGAACGCAAAGCAGAAGCTGCCACTGTTGTCCACCGGGATCATGTAGTTCGAAGCCGGCAGCGACACGTCAGCACCTCGGAAGTGCAGCACCACCTTCGGAACCTGCACCGAAGTCTGCCCCGACAGATCGTAACACGTGTCGAAGAGCGAAAACTCCGGCGCACGCTTCAGATGAGAGGCTCCGGCACGGTAAGCATCCCTCAGGGCGATGTAAGCGGGTCGGGTCAAGCGGGTTACTGAAGTACCCGAATCGATTATAACGCCACCGTTCCCTGTGGCGTCGATCCGAAAGAGCGAGGCGGAGACTCCGCGAACGGCAGTGCCGCCGACGCTGATACCTATAAGCTCAACGTAGTAGAAGGTGTCAAGCTTAGGGTTTTTGAGAAGCGGAGTGAACCGAGCGGTTCGAGAAACGGCAGCGTCACCAAAAACGATTGAAGATGGTTTGGAAGAAGCGGATCGGTCAACGAGGCAGTAAGAGAATTTCTGGTTGAACCGGCGTCCGGTTTGAGCTGGGAATGATAACCTTCCACGACCCAGGCCCAAGAGGCCAGCGGCACCGACGAATAAACCCTCGTTGTCGTGACCACACCCGAGTGCCACGCGCGCAACCCTCCTCCTTCGAAATGTGAGCGTTTCGGTGGAGAAATCACCGAATGTGAAGGAACCGTCGCCGTAGGAGACCTGATACTGGCAGACCTTGTTCCGGTTGCATCCCGGAGAGTCAAGGCGGCGGCAGAGAGGGGCGCCACAGGGGATTTTCGCGAAGGTGCGGGATTTAGATGGGTCGAAAACTGGATCGGCTTCTTGGTAGCATTTTCTGCATGGCGCGCACTGAAGCCAAACGACGTCGCTTCCGGTGTCAAGCACCATGTACACGTACCTGGCTGGGGTCCCAACACCGAGGCGCGTGAAGTACTCGCCACTTCCTTGAGCTAGACCAGAGATGACTGAGCTGCTGAAACCCGGAACGGATCTGGGAGAACGGGGCCCGGCACGGGTCCGGTTGGTAGCTGCGGCAATGGAGGTCAGGGCGTGGACCCTGGCGGCGTCTCGTTGGAGCCTTAGGTTGAAGAGCTGGTGTGGTGTTGTGTTAGTGGAAAGAGCGTCTATGTGGTGGAGTTGCAGGGAGAAGATGGCGGTGGATTCCGCTTCGGATTCGGCTGGGTCGAAATCGGAGATGGATTTGGATTCGGACTCGGGCCATGAGAGGATGGGTGGGTGAGGGAGAGTGTTGACGGTTAGTGTTTGTGTTTGGAAGTTAGAAGTGGCTGCTGCTGCGGCAGCTGCGGAGAGTGAGAGGAAGAAGGCCAGGAATGAGAGCAGGGCCGCCTTGTTGGGTTTTGCTTCTTCCATTGTTGCAAGGAAAGAGAAAGAGGAGTGAAGAAAGAGAGTGTGAAAAAGGAGTAAGAGGGATAGAATTATAAATAGCAAGAATAAGAATAGTGAGTTTGTGTAAAGGCGGTGGGTGGTGAGTGGGCTCTTTTAGTTACCGGTGCAATTTCATTTGCCAAAAAGCGGAGCCTAATAATGATGATAGTTGGGTTGGCCATGACTCATGACTCATGAAACCAAACCAATATCAATATGCTACTTTTCCACGGTAATCAcctccttttactgcttttgttTGGTTGCTACAATGCTACCCAAACAGTTGAGTCTGAATCACAGTGGCCAGCCTTATTAAAGACACCAACTATCTTAGGTGGATCAATTGTCTGACTAGTGCGTTAAAAACTCAAAGTaggattattttattattttgttcaaGTGAATAGTTATTTAACTCTGAAAATAGTTTGTGAGAACTGAACTAAAATCATTTGCATAGCCGCCCCTACTGTGAATAAGTGACAGAAAAACTAAAATACTTCTACATGGAAGAAATGTCGACTTTTGTAGTGAAAACTGGGTTTGTATCGAAGTGTTATTGATGATAATTATGTGATAGACGTGCATAGAAAAACATCGCTTGGGAAATAACTAAGTCGGTCGCCAAATTCTAAGCGCAACATGCTTCAATGTGAACGTTTATAAACATCTACCTAAAACTCGTGATTAAATGCAGATGATGCTGCTGATTATTCTAACAGTGCACATGGAGTGCTGCACATGATATCCCGCAATCTATGCGAATGGCAATAGACAAAACGCGTTAAAGAGTAGCTTCGTTTCGAAATATCCTTCTATTATATAGCACACAGGTCACGATAATTATATTGCCTTTTCAAATTGAATGTCACTTTATTTCCTTGAACCTTGCTTCATGTCAACAATAGACACATAAACAAAGGAAATCCCATATGTATCATGCAATTCTTTGTCCCTCTCCTACATCCCGTTACCATCTTCTGCTCCTCATTTACTGAATGTTGTAATATGAGCTTAGATTTGACAAAGAAATCCCTTTTTTGCTAAATTTAGGAGTTACTtaaataaaatttgtaaaaaagttttgaaaacatGATGTTATTATCATCCTCTTATTTCAAGTTCTCAACATCTTGAGTTTGTCATTTTGATGGGAGACAGAGAGAATTGTATTTACAGGACTTTGAGTATCAAGTTAACATGGATTACTAGAGGTACTAAATTAGAGATTATAACTAAGTGCATGTATTTAGAATAGTACATGTGTGACAAAATTATGATGTTATGAACTCTTCTCCTTATGTCATTCCAAAATTAtaaattatctttttaatttagtTGATTTAGGAAAATTAATTGCTCTTCACATGAGTTGCTTAATACTTTGTTGCAGTATCATATTTCGAGTCACATTTCTTTAGATATATATCTAATCAATATTATAACCTCATTTTTTAAGAGAGAATAATAGTTATAATATAGCTATTAAACTCATAAAATGAGTTATtagatattttattaattgatgAGAAATTATTGTCATCTTTATGACATCTTCTATGGAATCTTCTTGAAATTCGAGATAAGAGTAAACTATTAAAATAGTACTCTAAAGTTTGTATCGCTGAAAAAATGAATTCCAATTATTGTGAATGAtcacatttttttgaaaaataaaatgaaaaatttagaaatcaaaTTTTGCTTCGAATTTTTTTGTGCATCTTCTAAATATTTATTCCAATATTAccacaaaattttaaatttgatgaaTAAATTGTTTATTAAATgtgaaatttttttgttaattataaaaAACATAATGTTTATTGATTCTTTTTGTCATATTTTCAAATCATTTAGAGGATATTTTGTCGATAACATCTTTTAGAGACTTTTTGTCAATAGCTAAATTTTTGGATATCGAATTGATAATTAACCCTTCGAAATAATTATCgaaattggttttttttttcatatatatactCTTAAACCCAATTTTTAGTAATAATGAGTTTAGAAAAATATTCTAGAATAACCTTGTATAACAAAAAATGATTCCAATTGTTGATTGGATGTGAATTATTGATGCCAATCATTATTATTTGGGACCCTAAAAAAGGATAATTAGGTAATAATTAGTTAGTGAATTATTAGCGACAgaaataagaatgtaaataagagaTTACCCTATTGTAATAGAGAAATTAAGAATGGAATTGAGTTAATTTACATTCATTTGAATCTCTCTCCTTTAGATTTGAAGAACAAGGCATTCATTGGTATCCTCTTAGAATTCATCCAATGTTAATCAAATCAATCTTTCAGTCACAATTTCTCATATACTATTGAATTAGTTGTTCGATTCTCTTTCATTTTACTTCTTTTACTATTCTCTTGATTTCTTTGAGATCCATTGATAGGTCTAAAATCCATGGATGCTTAATGAGACTGAAACATGTGAGGCAGGGACTTGAAAGCTCAAGTTTAGCTTTTACCAACGAAATGAGACATAATAAGCGGTATATTGATGAGGCAATTCAAGCTAATCATAGTTGATACTTGGAAATGGAtcctatcaattttttttaacaatagaGGGAGTAAAATATGATCTctcattattaattattataagtaAGACCAAGAAAAAATATAAGAGAGAGTGCATTGAAGGGTTATAAGTCATACTTTACTCcttcaatttttttcaacaatTGAGAGGATTCATTCCCGTTCATACTTCATAGCAGATAGAGCATTTATTAGTATTTAACTTTTCGTTTCAGCAtttgatatatttttctttttgcatATGTTAAAAAGCAATTGCTATTTATTGTGTGTGTAAAATCTGATTTAATAATTAAGCTTTTTTATACATaatatgatttatttttttattttctaattaacgTGAGCACCCATCTAATAAAGTGGATAAAATCTGTACCTAATAAAACACGAttcaatcaacaaaaataataagaaagaaGGATAAATAGATTACTGACTTTTTGTCTCacagatatttttgtttttaactatttgaaaatacttttaaatttctaacctcttttttttTCACGGTATCTCCCAATTCGACAAGTTAAAAACTAATCCGTCACGAATAGGAAATTCATTTAAGGGTCTGTCACTAGCCAATAAGTTGTTGCAAGACCCTAACCTATTTAAAAGTTGGACATCTGAATTCTTCTATTTATATAGATCCATCAGACCTAATGAAGAAAATCTGACGTAATTCTCGTTGTGTTGACCTAGAAGTTACAGATACACATATGAAGGTGTCCCACAAAACCTTAGCAACAATGGTGGTAGCTTTCGCATCAGAAACAGAAGCCTCCCTAACCCTAACGAGAATTTCTGCTTAAATGTCCTCTTCTCTCTGCTTCAATCCTTTTCTAGCCTCCAACATAAATGCAAACTTCACTACGTAGCTTGCTAAAGGGTGTCCCTCCAAGAATCTCTTCTGCTTCTTTCCGTTTCCAACTTCTCTATCTTCATCACAATCATTCTcatcttcctctttcttcttctcgtAATCTAAATTGATCAAATTTCTGCTAAGCTCTGACCTTGGTAGCTTCCCAAGCTTCTCTACTAAAGCCTCCTTAAGCATGGCCTTTACCACTTCCTTCCTCCCAAAGTACCCAAACTCAAGCACGCAACCCATCCCTAAAACCTTTATTTCCAACTCCTGACAATCCAAAAAACCAACAATGTTCGAAATCTCACCATTTGATTCAATTTCATCCACAAACGACAACTTGATTGACCTTATTAGAAAATACAAAATCTCAATCGAACGCAGCGAGCCCATACCTACCAGAGCTTGAACGGTAGCGCTCATGAAAACTTGCCCGATGAACATGTCCTTCTTAAATCGAATCAGCGCTGCCACAGCCAGCCCTACATGCTCCCAAACATTGAGGGAGCACTTACTGTCGAAGAGAACCGATTCGAGTGAAGAGAAGATCTTATTCTTGAGAACTAGGACCTGCAAGACGCTGTTGAAATCCTCAGAGAGGCGTTGATGGAACTGAGTCAACTGAGTGATTAAGTTATCAGGGGCAAGATGGTCATTTAGGTGACAGGAGAGGAAGTGGATTCTCTTGTGGCCAATCCATGCTTGGATTTCAGACTCAATGGAGTTGGGAAGCTTGGAGATGGAGTGAGTGGAGAGTCGTCGAGAGACGAAGGAATAGAGGGAGCAAGGGCGGTGGCAGGAAATGGTGGAGATAATGTGGTCGAAGGGGTGCTTGAGGCGGGAAAGATGGTAGGAGAGAGTGGAGAGGTTTGGGTCGTTGGAGAGTATTGTATCAGACTCAGTGTGAAGCTCGAGGAGCTCTGTAATGGCGAGTGATTTGTTATCGTGGTTGTATTGAAGGTCTTgtgatgtgatgagcggatattttatacacttttttagagaaatttcatgtagtttttagtatgttttagttagtttttagtatatttttattaatttcaaggaaaatttcatatttctggactttactatgagtttgtgtatttttctgtgatttcaggtattttctggctgaaattgaaggagctgagcaaaaatctgattcaggctgaaaaagaggTAAGCATCAAAGTGGTCCCCGAAGTTATCCTCGAGgatcaaagtaatccctgaagttAAAAATTTGTCTAGATCGTCCCTGAAGTTGATCTCCGGTACTCATAGTGGTCCTTCCGGTGAATTTCGTCCAGCTGGCACAACCGGAAAGCTGACCTGACGTCGTTGGTGACACGTTAGCAGCCCAACGGCTAGCTGACGTGGCCTAGTAAACATTTTGGAGTCAATTTGGTCCCTAATTTTAGTTTAAAAACCCTAACCCTCAAATTGACTCTGTTCTCCTTTCTTCTCCTCTGGAAGCAAGATGCAGCTTCCACTAAAAGCCTAGCCTTTGATGGCTGCTTCATAACTTTGTATAACGTTGAGTTGGATACAAATAATAGAACCCACTTAACTCTTTCTCAAGATGTTAAACGAGCAGTTCCTACTTCATGGAACCCTGCTGCCCTTGCTGAGTAAGTACAATTCTCCTTCTTCTTGCTCCCCCCTCAATTTTCTATTATTGTTgctattgttgttattgttctcTATACGGGTAATATAAAGTTGTTATTGTTAAGATAATGGAATCTATTTGACTAAAATGTTGTTTGCAGCCACACTTCCTCGCTAGCAGAAATcgaaatatataaattttaaaagacaACATATCTTTGGTTCAATAATCATGGAAGTAGCAGTAGCACTTTGATGCCCTCACGAGTTAAAGTTCTAAGACTCTAAAACCAGATGATTTTGATTTCCAAGACTGACAACTTATAATAATATGGAAGATTTATATTTGTGAAAGGGACTAGGGAGGAATAAACAAATGATGAATTTATGAATAAACTCTTATTAGATGTCCTGATTTATTAGTAACTGTGGCCTTCTACAAGTTGCcgattttgatgatgaacaatgATTAATTTGTGTAATGTATTCATTTATAAACAAGAATCTAAT is a genomic window of Arachis ipaensis cultivar K30076 chromosome B06, Araip1.1, whole genome shotgun sequence containing:
- the LOC107645695 gene encoding aspartyl protease family protein 2, which translates into the protein MEEAKPNKAALLSFLAFFLSLSAAAAAAATSNFQTQTLTVNTLPHPPILSWPESESKSISDFDPAESEAESTAIFSLQLHHIDALSTNTTPHQLFNLRLQRDAARVHALTSIAAATNRTRAGPRSPRSVPGFSSSVISGLAQGSGEYFTRLGVGTPARYVYMVLDTGSDVVWLQCAPCRKCYQEADPVFDPSKSRTFAKIPCGAPLCRRLDSPGCNRNKVCQYQVSYGDGSFTFGDFSTETLTFRRRRVARVALGCGHDNEGLFVGAAGLLGLGRGRLSFPAQTGRRFNQKFSYCLVDRSASSKPSSIVFGDAAVSRTARFTPLLKNPKLDTFYYVELIGISVGGTAVRGVSASLFRIDATGNGGVIIDSGTSVTRLTRPAYIALRDAYRAGASHLKRAPEFSLFDTCYDLSGQTSVQVPKVVLHFRGADVSLPASNYMIPVDNSGSFCFAFAGTMSGLSIIGNIQQQGFRVVYDLAGSRVGFAERGCE